The following coding sequences are from one Pusillimonas sp. DMV24BSW_D window:
- a CDS encoding response regulator transcription factor, giving the protein MTTTTTVSNTVFIVDDDEAVRDSLRWLLEANGYRVKAYSGAEEFLNTYDADQVAVLIADVRMPGMSGLELQEELLARNAPLPIVFITGHGDVPMAVSTIKKGAVDFLEKPFNESDLRSIVARMLEQATEDAAKLQEQKSQQAILSRLTSREQQVLERIVAGRLNKQIAGDLNISIKTVEAHRANIMEKLEVTTVADLMKIALSRSEGVV; this is encoded by the coding sequence ATGACCACAACCACCACCGTTTCCAATACCGTCTTCATTGTCGATGACGATGAGGCCGTGCGCGATTCATTGCGCTGGCTGCTCGAAGCCAACGGCTATCGTGTTAAAGCATACAGTGGCGCAGAAGAGTTTTTGAATACTTACGATGCTGACCAGGTTGCGGTTTTAATCGCCGATGTACGAATGCCCGGCATGAGCGGTTTGGAACTCCAGGAAGAGTTGTTGGCCCGAAACGCGCCACTTCCCATCGTATTCATCACTGGCCACGGCGACGTTCCCATGGCCGTCTCCACTATTAAGAAAGGCGCTGTCGACTTTCTGGAAAAGCCCTTCAACGAATCCGACCTGCGCAGTATTGTGGCCCGCATGCTGGAACAGGCCACGGAAGATGCCGCGAAGCTGCAAGAACAAAAAAGCCAACAGGCTATTCTCAGCCGGCTGACGTCACGCGAACAACAGGTATTGGAACGCATTGTGGCTGGGCGTTTGAACAAGCAAATTGCAGGCGACCTCAATATCAGCATCAAAACGGTTGAAGCACATCGCGCCAACATCATGGAAAAGCTTGAAGTGACCACCGTAGCCGACCTCATGAAAATTGCCCTGTCTCGCTCCGAAGGCGTTGTATGA
- the aceF gene encoding dihydrolipoyllysine-residue acetyltransferase: MSNIVEVKVPDIGDFDNVEVIEVLVSEGDTIEAEQSLITVESDKASMEIPASASGKVKSLKVKVGDKVHEGSVILELESAQAQKPADKKEAENASKADPDEPKADSASDSNTADSGQKEHEPAKQASSGASRSATVVIPDIGDFDEVEVIEVLVNEGDSVEAEQSLITVESDKASMEIPSSESGTVKSLKVKVGDKVSKGTEILELAVTGSGGAKSSQAPAKASDASSNEESKPVEQEEKPEPRGEESAEESGQTQRVSPTQAFEEDKRPLRDLPHASPSVRKFARELGVNLAQVKGSGPKSRILADDVRQFVKQAVAGTGAGTGTASGAGGGLQVLAWPKVDFAKFGPVESKPLSRIKKLSGANLHRNWVMIPHVTNNDEADITDLESLRKQLNKENEKSGVKVTMLAFLIKACVAALKKFPEFNASLDGDNLVLKQYYHIGFAADTPNGLVVPVIRDADQKGILDLAREMSELAAQARDGKLSPAQMQGGTFSISSLGGIGGTDFTPIINAPEVAILGVSRSGMQPVWDGSAFQPRLMLPLSLSYDHRVIDGAAAARFNAYLGQLLSDFRRIAL, from the coding sequence ATGAGCAATATCGTTGAAGTTAAAGTGCCGGACATCGGAGATTTCGATAATGTCGAAGTGATCGAGGTGCTGGTATCCGAAGGTGATACCATCGAGGCGGAACAAAGTTTGATTACCGTAGAGTCGGACAAGGCCTCTATGGAAATTCCCGCGTCGGCCTCGGGCAAGGTCAAGTCACTTAAGGTCAAAGTGGGTGACAAGGTTCACGAAGGGTCTGTTATTCTTGAGTTGGAAAGCGCTCAGGCGCAGAAGCCGGCTGATAAGAAAGAAGCGGAAAACGCATCTAAAGCCGATCCTGACGAGCCGAAAGCGGATTCCGCTTCAGATTCGAATACGGCTGACTCCGGTCAGAAAGAGCACGAGCCCGCGAAGCAAGCCTCATCAGGGGCTAGTAGGTCGGCAACTGTTGTTATCCCCGATATCGGCGACTTCGACGAAGTTGAAGTCATCGAGGTGTTGGTCAATGAAGGTGATTCCGTCGAGGCCGAACAGAGCCTGATTACCGTTGAGTCCGATAAAGCTTCAATGGAAATTCCATCGTCTGAGTCGGGTACGGTTAAATCACTGAAAGTGAAAGTAGGCGATAAAGTCAGCAAAGGAACGGAAATTCTGGAGCTTGCCGTAACAGGTTCAGGCGGTGCCAAATCGTCACAGGCGCCTGCCAAAGCGTCGGACGCGTCGTCAAACGAGGAAAGCAAGCCTGTTGAACAGGAAGAGAAGCCTGAACCGCGTGGCGAAGAGTCAGCCGAAGAGTCAGGCCAAACACAGCGCGTATCACCTACCCAGGCTTTTGAAGAGGACAAGCGTCCGTTACGCGATTTGCCGCATGCATCACCTTCCGTCAGAAAGTTTGCGCGCGAGCTGGGCGTGAATCTTGCTCAGGTTAAAGGTTCCGGTCCGAAAAGTCGCATTCTGGCCGATGACGTGCGCCAATTCGTGAAGCAAGCTGTCGCGGGTACCGGTGCCGGAACGGGTACTGCGTCCGGCGCGGGCGGCGGGCTTCAGGTGCTGGCTTGGCCGAAGGTGGACTTTGCCAAATTCGGGCCGGTGGAAAGCAAACCCTTATCGCGCATCAAGAAGTTGTCGGGCGCTAACTTGCATCGTAACTGGGTCATGATTCCCCACGTTACGAATAACGATGAAGCCGACATTACCGACCTTGAGTCGTTGCGCAAACAACTGAACAAAGAGAACGAGAAGTCCGGTGTAAAGGTCACCATGCTGGCGTTTCTCATCAAGGCCTGCGTGGCGGCTTTGAAGAAGTTTCCCGAGTTCAACGCATCGCTTGACGGTGATAACCTGGTCTTGAAGCAGTATTACCACATTGGTTTTGCCGCTGATACACCGAACGGCCTGGTGGTACCGGTTATTCGCGATGCCGACCAAAAAGGTATTTTGGACCTTGCGCGTGAAATGTCTGAACTGGCGGCCCAGGCGCGCGACGGCAAGTTGTCGCCGGCGCAAATGCAAGGGGGAACGTTTTCGATTTCGTCGCTGGGCGGCATCGGTGGAACAGACTTCACGCCCATTATTAATGCGCCCGAAGTCGCCATTCTGGGGGTCTCGCGCTCGGGTATGCAGCCAGTATGGGATGGCAGTGCATTTCAACCGAGGTTAATGTTGCCGTTGTCGCTTTCCTATGATCATCGCGTGATTGATGGTGCCGCCGCTGCACGCTTCAACGCGTATCTGGGGCAACTGCTGTCAGATTTCCGCCGTATCGCTTTATAA
- the aceE gene encoding pyruvate dehydrogenase (acetyl-transferring), homodimeric type, with translation MSSLEKINTVVDESDIDAVETQEWLEALEAVLEKEGPERAHFLLERLIDMARRSGAHIPFSPNTAYVNTIPPGLQPAYPGNVSLEGRIRAFIRWNAMAMVVRANRKTPPHDGDLGGHIASFASLATMIGCGQNHFWHAETEDHGGDLVYFQGHSSPGMYARAYLEGRLTEEQLDRFRQEVDGKGLSSYPHPKLMPEFWQFPTVSMGLGPIMAIYQARFLKYLHARGIADTSKRKVWVFCGDGEMDEPESLGAISMAARENLDNLVFVVNCNLQRLDGPVRGNGKIIQELEGEFRGSGWNVIKLIWGGYWDPLLARDKEGILRKIMEETVDGEYQTYKANDGAYVREKFFGKHPKLLELVSRMSDEDVWRLNRGGHDPYKVYAAFQSASSHKGQPSVILAKTIKGYGMGHVGQAKNPTHQQKKLDIDAIREFRDRFNIPVPDDKLEEVPYVKPAEDSPEMKYLHERREALGGYLPKRRMRADESFKAPQLDAFKATLEPTTEGREISTTQAFVRVLNQVLRDKALGPRVVPILADESRTFGMEGLFRQIGIYAPEGQKYEPVDRDQVMYYKEAANGQLLQEGINEAGAFSSWIAAATSYSTNNRIMVPFYVYYSMFGFQRIGDLAWAAGDMQARGFLMGGTAGRTTLNGEGLQHEDGHSHIMSSLIPNCVSYDPAFGHELAVIIQHGMKRMVEDQENVFYYITIMNENYAHPGLKQGDEEGIIRGMYKLQSNGKEKDKLRVQLMGSGTILREVMAAQDMLLEDWGVSSDLWSVTSFTELRRDGLDCERERLLHPERKDLPVPYVTQQLEKTSGPIVVSTDYVKLFGDQIRPFVPKGRSYNVLGTDGFGRSDFRYKLREHFEVDRRFVVLAALRALADEGAIPLSKVSQAIKKYEVNPDKANPQYA, from the coding sequence ATGTCATCTCTTGAAAAAATAAATACCGTGGTCGACGAGTCGGATATTGATGCGGTGGAAACCCAGGAATGGCTCGAAGCCCTTGAAGCGGTATTGGAGAAGGAGGGTCCTGAACGTGCTCACTTCCTGCTCGAGCGCCTCATCGATATGGCACGACGCTCCGGTGCACACATCCCGTTTTCGCCCAACACGGCTTATGTGAATACGATTCCTCCCGGTTTGCAGCCTGCTTATCCCGGTAATGTTTCCCTTGAAGGTCGTATCCGCGCCTTTATTCGCTGGAACGCCATGGCCATGGTGGTTCGGGCCAACCGTAAAACCCCTCCTCACGACGGTGACCTGGGCGGGCACATTGCCTCTTTTGCCTCGTTAGCCACCATGATTGGTTGCGGCCAAAATCATTTTTGGCATGCTGAAACGGAAGATCACGGCGGCGACCTGGTTTATTTCCAGGGTCACAGTTCGCCCGGCATGTACGCACGGGCCTATCTGGAAGGGCGTTTAACGGAAGAACAGCTCGACCGTTTCCGTCAGGAAGTTGACGGCAAAGGTTTGTCTTCATACCCGCACCCTAAATTAATGCCGGAGTTTTGGCAGTTCCCGACGGTTTCCATGGGCCTGGGTCCCATCATGGCTATATATCAGGCGCGCTTTCTGAAATATCTGCATGCGCGGGGTATTGCCGACACCAGCAAACGTAAAGTGTGGGTCTTTTGCGGCGACGGTGAAATGGACGAACCGGAGTCCTTAGGCGCGATCAGCATGGCCGCCCGCGAGAACCTCGATAATCTTGTGTTTGTCGTGAATTGCAACCTGCAACGCCTCGATGGTCCTGTGCGCGGCAATGGCAAAATCATTCAAGAGCTTGAAGGCGAGTTCCGCGGCAGTGGCTGGAATGTCATCAAGCTGATTTGGGGTGGCTATTGGGATCCGCTTCTGGCGCGCGATAAAGAAGGTATTTTGCGCAAGATTATGGAAGAAACCGTCGATGGCGAGTATCAAACCTATAAAGCCAACGACGGCGCGTATGTCCGTGAGAAATTCTTTGGCAAGCATCCCAAGCTGCTCGAACTGGTAAGCCGCATGAGCGACGAAGATGTTTGGCGCCTTAACCGGGGTGGACACGACCCGTATAAGGTTTATGCCGCATTCCAGTCGGCCTCAAGCCACAAAGGTCAGCCCTCAGTGATTCTGGCAAAAACGATCAAAGGTTATGGCATGGGGCATGTCGGTCAGGCCAAGAACCCGACTCACCAGCAGAAAAAACTGGACATCGATGCCATTCGTGAATTCCGTGATCGTTTCAATATCCCGGTTCCCGACGACAAGCTGGAAGAAGTGCCTTACGTGAAGCCGGCGGAGGATTCCCCGGAGATGAAATATTTGCACGAACGCCGTGAGGCACTGGGCGGGTACTTGCCCAAGCGCCGCATGCGCGCAGATGAGTCCTTCAAGGCGCCACAGCTCGACGCGTTCAAGGCAACGCTTGAGCCGACTACCGAGGGCCGTGAAATCTCAACGACGCAGGCATTTGTGCGTGTGTTGAACCAGGTATTGCGTGACAAGGCCTTGGGGCCGCGTGTTGTGCCCATTTTGGCCGATGAATCACGAACCTTTGGTATGGAGGGCTTGTTCCGCCAAATCGGTATTTATGCGCCGGAAGGGCAGAAGTACGAACCGGTCGATAGAGACCAGGTGATGTATTACAAAGAAGCTGCCAACGGCCAGTTATTACAGGAAGGCATTAACGAAGCAGGCGCTTTCAGTTCCTGGATTGCCGCGGCAACGTCTTATTCCACCAACAACCGCATCATGGTGCCGTTCTACGTGTACTACTCCATGTTCGGTTTCCAGCGTATCGGCGACCTGGCTTGGGCTGCGGGCGACATGCAGGCACGTGGCTTCCTGATGGGTGGTACTGCAGGCCGCACAACTTTGAATGGCGAAGGTCTGCAGCATGAAGACGGCCATAGCCACATTATGTCGTCGCTTATTCCCAACTGCGTGTCGTACGACCCTGCGTTTGGGCACGAATTGGCGGTGATTATTCAGCATGGCATGAAGCGCATGGTTGAAGATCAGGAAAACGTCTTCTACTACATTACGATCATGAACGAGAATTATGCCCACCCTGGTTTGAAGCAGGGTGACGAAGAGGGCATTATTCGCGGCATGTACAAGCTTCAGAGCAACGGTAAAGAGAAAGACAAGTTGCGCGTTCAACTGATGGGGTCGGGAACGATTCTGCGCGAAGTCATGGCGGCTCAGGACATGCTTCTGGAAGATTGGGGCGTGAGCTCCGATCTTTGGAGTGTGACCAGTTTCACCGAATTGCGTCGTGACGGTCTCGATTGCGAACGCGAGCGCCTTTTGCACCCCGAGCGCAAAGATTTGCCTGTTCCCTATGTTACGCAACAACTTGAAAAAACCAGTGGCCCCATTGTGGTTTCAACGGATTATGTAAAGCTGTTCGGCGACCAGATTCGACCCTTCGTACCTAAAGGACGCTCCTACAACGTGTTGGGCACCGACGGCTTCGGGCGTTCCGATTTCCGTTACAAGCTGCGTGAACATTTCGAGGTGGATCGTCGATTCGTTGTGTTGGCGGCATTGCGTGCTTTGGCGGACGAGGGTGCGATTCCGCTCTCCAAAGTGTCCCAGGCCATCAAGAAGTATGAAGTCAATCCCGATAAAGCCAACCCACAATACGCCTGA
- the folD gene encoding bifunctional methylenetetrahydrofolate dehydrogenase/methenyltetrahydrofolate cyclohydrolase FolD, whose product MTARIIDGKALAASIREEVAQRVATLKTQGVTPGLAVVLVGDDPASHVYVRNKAAACEKAGLHSEIIRLEKDISQAQLLAVVHKLNDDPRIHGILVQLPLPPHLNSHIVIEAISAAKDVDGFHISNAGLLMTGKPLFRPCTPYGVMKMLEAENVSPWGAEAVIVGASNIVGKPMAMLLLAAGATVTLCNSKTRDLAAQTRRADILVVATGKPGMVNGDMIKPGATVIDVGINRLPDGRLVGDVEFESAKEVAGAITPVPGGVGPMTIAMLLVNTLEAAERCVSLSATQEA is encoded by the coding sequence ATGACCGCTAGAATTATCGATGGAAAAGCCCTTGCCGCAAGCATTCGCGAGGAAGTCGCACAGCGGGTCGCCACGCTGAAAACGCAGGGCGTGACGCCTGGATTGGCCGTGGTGCTTGTGGGTGACGATCCGGCTTCGCATGTTTACGTGCGAAACAAAGCCGCCGCATGCGAGAAAGCGGGTTTGCACTCCGAAATCATCCGTCTTGAAAAAGACATCTCGCAAGCGCAGCTATTGGCCGTCGTACACAAACTGAACGACGACCCGCGTATTCACGGTATTCTGGTTCAACTTCCCTTGCCGCCGCATCTGAATTCGCACATTGTCATTGAAGCGATCTCCGCCGCCAAAGACGTCGACGGTTTCCACATTAGCAATGCGGGGTTGCTCATGACGGGCAAACCTTTGTTTCGCCCGTGTACGCCCTATGGCGTCATGAAAATGCTGGAAGCCGAGAACGTCTCACCATGGGGTGCTGAAGCCGTTATTGTGGGCGCCAGTAATATCGTGGGCAAGCCCATGGCCATGCTGCTGTTGGCCGCCGGGGCCACGGTCACCCTCTGCAACTCCAAAACGCGTGATCTTGCCGCGCAAACGCGTCGCGCCGACATCCTGGTTGTCGCAACCGGCAAACCTGGCATGGTAAATGGTGACATGATCAAGCCCGGCGCCACCGTCATTGACGTCGGCATCAACCGGCTCCCCGACGGCCGCCTTGTCGGCGACGTGGAGTTCGAGTCGGCCAAAGAAGTTGCGGGTGCCATTACTCCGGTTCCCGGCGGCGTAGGCCCCATGACCATTGCCATGCTATTGGTTAATACGCTTGAGGCAGCCGAACGCTGCGTCAGTTTGTCTGCTACGCAAGAAGCCTGA
- a CDS encoding PAS domain-containing sensor histidine kinase produces the protein MAAPNKKSLIPTTFYEQAQKRRGLYWLTPFVVLILYLCVMGVFFWMQRIQSDSVMFVTIDQEIRQQRLMMLVVALSLVIVVSLLALWRYTRFRTKAEEALIAETGFRRAMENSMSTGMRVFDMQGRIAYVNPAFCRMIGWNEADLIGRTTPFPYWVPGKYAEHQETLDLLLSGRTPSSGLEIEAQRRDGSRFTARMYVSPLRDANGEQIGWMTSMTDITEPKRIREALTAAHERFMTVLEGLDDAISVVADTPEGLELLFANRNYRRFFGAQSSGHSELLGGRLGRFTDELIEVYSPSAQRWFEVQHRMLAWTDGRRVRLQVARDITERRQHEEESRMQQEKIQLTSRLMTMGEMASSLAHELNQPLTAIVNYNMAASAMVKSDRATPEMLLDALGKSAQQAERAGKIISRIREFVKRSEPRRQRVPAARILDNAIAFADIDARKRQVLIEKTLPDTLPDVLADPILIEQVLLNLLKNGVEAMEHSEYRTLHVVLTDQSSVLEFAVIDRGHGLKDPERLFEPFYSTKSEGLGMGLNICRTIIESHHGRLWATANPEGGTIFRFTLPNAGESNNNETRPNPNHQELQA, from the coding sequence ATGGCTGCTCCTAACAAGAAATCTCTGATCCCAACGACTTTTTACGAACAAGCGCAAAAGCGACGCGGTCTTTACTGGTTAACGCCGTTTGTGGTGTTAATCCTTTATCTCTGCGTCATGGGCGTGTTCTTCTGGATGCAAAGAATCCAGAGCGACAGTGTCATGTTCGTAACAATCGATCAGGAAATTCGCCAGCAACGGCTCATGATGCTGGTTGTGGCTTTATCGCTGGTAATTGTGGTCAGCCTGCTGGCCTTATGGCGCTACACCCGTTTTCGTACTAAAGCAGAAGAAGCGCTCATTGCGGAAACAGGCTTTCGACGTGCCATGGAGAACTCCATGTCAACGGGCATGCGCGTATTCGACATGCAGGGTCGTATCGCTTACGTGAATCCGGCCTTTTGCCGCATGATAGGTTGGAATGAAGCCGATCTCATCGGCCGTACAACCCCTTTCCCGTATTGGGTTCCCGGCAAGTATGCCGAGCACCAGGAAACACTCGACCTGTTGTTATCGGGTCGAACCCCAAGCAGCGGCTTGGAAATTGAAGCCCAGCGACGCGACGGTTCGCGCTTTACCGCGCGCATGTATGTATCGCCTTTACGTGATGCAAACGGCGAACAAATCGGCTGGATGACGTCCATGACCGACATCACCGAGCCGAAACGTATTCGCGAGGCCCTTACCGCGGCCCATGAGCGTTTCATGACAGTTCTTGAAGGCCTGGATGATGCCATTTCCGTTGTGGCCGACACGCCTGAAGGCCTCGAACTACTCTTTGCAAACCGCAACTACCGCCGCTTTTTCGGCGCACAGTCAAGCGGTCACAGTGAACTGTTGGGTGGACGCCTGGGCCGTTTCACCGACGAACTGATCGAAGTCTACTCCCCTTCCGCTCAACGCTGGTTCGAAGTGCAGCATCGCATGCTGGCCTGGACAGACGGTCGCCGCGTGCGGCTTCAAGTGGCGCGCGACATTACCGAGCGGCGTCAGCACGAGGAAGAGTCACGCATGCAACAAGAGAAAATTCAGTTAACCAGCCGCTTGATGACCATGGGTGAAATGGCTTCATCGCTGGCGCATGAACTGAATCAACCTTTAACCGCGATTGTTAACTACAACATGGCGGCTTCGGCCATGGTGAAATCGGATAGGGCCACGCCCGAAATGTTGCTTGATGCGTTGGGTAAAAGTGCACAGCAGGCCGAACGTGCAGGCAAAATTATCAGCCGGATTCGTGAGTTTGTGAAACGCAGTGAACCACGTCGCCAGCGTGTACCGGCTGCGCGCATCCTTGACAACGCCATTGCCTTCGCCGATATCGACGCGCGCAAGCGACAAGTACTCATTGAGAAAACATTACCCGACACGCTTCCCGACGTTCTGGCCGACCCCATCCTGATAGAACAGGTATTATTGAATCTTCTGAAAAATGGTGTCGAGGCGATGGAGCATAGCGAATATCGTACACTCCACGTTGTGTTAACTGATCAATCTTCCGTTCTTGAGTTCGCGGTAATCGACCGTGGCCATGGCCTGAAAGATCCTGAACGTCTTTTCGAGCCCTTTTACAGCACCAAATCCGAGGGGCTCGGCATGGGGCTGAATATTTGTCGCACTATCATCGAATCCCACCATGGGCGCCTCTGGGCCACAGCGAATCCCGAGGGGGGAACCATTTTCCGCTTTACCTTGCCCAATGCGGGCGAATCCAACAATAACGAAACCAGGCCCAACCCGAATCACCAGGAGTTGCAAGCATGA
- a CDS encoding M3 family metallopeptidase: MPNPLLVPIDQLIDYEHITPDVIEPAIDELIAQTRQCIETIADPATPAEWDTLIEPHEVSSARLWRAWSVAGHLNAVVNTPALRDAYNRCLPKITEFSTWVGLHRGLYDQYQKLRNSAHYETLPAVRQRIIELALRDFRLGGVQLEGEARKRYAALSDEEARISQKFSENCLDAVDEWHTLVTDADRLAGIPPDVISAAATLAKENGQSGWRFTLKMPCYLPVMQYAQDRALRETLYRGFGTLASEQGDTRFDNTQAIEQLLSLRAEEARLLGYQNFAKLRLETRMAESPEQVLSFLQDLAKRAKPYAQHDLAQLKAFAHEHYQMTSLEPWDIPFLSERLRENRYDYSEESVRQYFPVQKVLNGFFDIVGQLFGVTFKPVKLPLWHHNAQAYEVLLHKNRCGYLVMDLYARQGKQSGAWVDSERARQRVDGTLVTPVIYLTCNFPAPQENQASLLTHDDVITLFHESGHALHALLSRVDDPGASAFSNMEWDAIELPSQFMENFCWEWASIQKLSGRVDDSSPLPHTLFKKMLAARNFQSGMQMVRQIEFSLFDMQIHNHRSGLAIEEVLNTLSTVRQDVAVLFPPEWHRFPHTFSHLFAGGYAAGYYSYKWAEVLSADAYAAFEEYAETHGLENTLIGPIGTKFVDEILAVGASRPAQASFQAFRGREPRIDALLRHSGMTEQPLDV; this comes from the coding sequence ATGCCCAACCCTTTGCTTGTTCCAATCGATCAATTGATCGATTATGAACACATCACCCCTGACGTTATCGAACCGGCAATCGACGAATTGATCGCGCAAACGCGCCAATGCATTGAAACCATTGCCGACCCCGCGACCCCCGCTGAATGGGATACGCTCATTGAGCCACATGAAGTTTCATCCGCAAGACTTTGGCGCGCATGGTCGGTTGCAGGACACCTTAACGCGGTAGTCAACACCCCCGCATTGCGCGACGCCTATAACCGCTGTCTACCTAAAATTACCGAATTTTCCACCTGGGTTGGTCTGCATCGCGGCTTGTACGACCAATACCAGAAGCTACGCAACAGTGCTCACTATGAAACACTGCCGGCGGTACGTCAGCGCATTATTGAACTTGCCTTGCGCGATTTCCGACTGGGAGGCGTTCAACTGGAAGGTGAGGCACGCAAACGCTACGCGGCGTTATCCGATGAAGAAGCACGCATTTCGCAAAAGTTTTCAGAAAACTGTCTGGACGCCGTTGACGAATGGCATACCTTGGTCACGGATGCCGACCGATTGGCGGGTATTCCCCCCGACGTGATCAGTGCCGCCGCAACCCTGGCAAAAGAGAATGGTCAGTCGGGTTGGCGTTTCACCCTGAAAATGCCCTGCTACTTGCCGGTGATGCAATATGCACAAGACCGCGCGTTACGTGAAACCCTTTATCGCGGGTTTGGGACTTTGGCCTCGGAACAAGGCGACACCCGTTTCGATAACACTCAAGCCATTGAGCAACTGCTGAGCCTAAGGGCTGAGGAAGCCCGGTTGTTGGGATATCAGAATTTCGCGAAACTGCGCCTTGAAACCCGCATGGCCGAATCGCCCGAACAGGTTCTGTCGTTTCTGCAGGATCTGGCCAAACGTGCCAAACCTTATGCACAACATGACCTTGCTCAATTGAAGGCGTTTGCGCATGAACACTACCAAATGACCTCGCTGGAACCTTGGGATATTCCATTTTTGTCGGAGCGCCTGCGTGAAAACCGCTACGATTATTCCGAAGAGTCGGTGCGTCAGTATTTCCCGGTACAAAAAGTACTGAACGGATTTTTTGACATTGTCGGGCAATTATTCGGGGTCACGTTTAAACCGGTGAAACTACCTTTGTGGCATCACAATGCACAGGCCTATGAAGTACTGCTTCATAAAAACCGATGCGGCTATTTGGTGATGGATTTGTACGCGCGGCAGGGAAAGCAAAGCGGCGCCTGGGTTGACAGTGAGCGGGCACGCCAGCGTGTTGACGGCACATTGGTCACCCCGGTTATTTACCTTACCTGCAACTTCCCTGCTCCGCAGGAAAATCAAGCGTCGCTTCTTACCCACGACGACGTGATCACCCTGTTTCATGAAAGCGGCCACGCCTTGCATGCCCTGCTTTCACGTGTCGACGACCCCGGCGCATCGGCGTTCTCAAATATGGAATGGGACGCCATTGAACTGCCCTCGCAATTTATGGAGAATTTCTGTTGGGAATGGGCTTCGATTCAGAAATTATCCGGTCGTGTAGACGACAGTTCACCTTTGCCTCATACCTTGTTCAAGAAAATGCTGGCGGCGCGCAACTTCCAAAGTGGCATGCAAATGGTGCGACAAATTGAATTTTCGCTTTTCGATATGCAGATTCACAACCACCGTTCCGGGTTGGCCATTGAAGAAGTGCTGAACACATTGAGTACGGTTCGCCAAGACGTGGCCGTTTTGTTCCCGCCCGAATGGCATCGCTTTCCTCATACGTTTTCACATTTGTTTGCAGGCGGCTACGCTGCCGGCTACTATAGCTACAAATGGGCCGAGGTGCTGTCGGCCGACGCCTACGCCGCGTTTGAAGAATATGCCGAAACGCATGGTCTGGAAAACACACTGATCGGACCCATAGGCACAAAATTTGTAGATGAAATTCTTGCCGTAGGGGCTTCGCGCCCCGCGCAGGCTTCATTTCAGGCTTTTCGGGGCCGCGAACCGCGAATTGACGCCCTATTGCGTCACAGTGGCATGACGGAACAACCCTTGGACGTTTGA